The region TTCCAAATTTACTAAATTTGTTCAGATGACAGAATCACAAAAAAGAAAACAACTCTTTAAGTACAAAGCTCTGGCTACCGGATTATTTCTTCTGATGGCCTGTATCTTTATAACAACAACTGTATTACAAAAACAATATACCTCTCACTGGATTGGCTATATACATGCATTTTCCGAAGCAGCTATGGTGGGAGCTCTTGCGGACTGGTTTGCCGTTACTGCACTATTTCATTATCCTATGGGTATAAAAATACCACATACCAATCTGATTGAGAACAGTAAACAGAAAATCGGAGATAATCTCGGGAACTTTGTGGTCGAAAATTTTGCTTCTGCAGAAAATATCCGTCCGTATATAGAAAAAATAAAAGTAACCGGTTTTCTAAGTGAATGGCTTTTAAAAGAAAAGAATCAGGAAATACTGGTTAAAGAAATTGCTGTTTTACTGAAAAATGCCATCTCCCAGTTTCAGGATCCGGATATCATCAGCTTTATTGCCGGAAAAATAAAAGAGGCTGGAGAAAATCTGAAAATCAATCATATCCTTTCTAATGGTATTTTCTACCTCCTGGAGAAAGGTGAGCAACAAACAATTATAACCTTTATGTCCTCAAAAATCAAGAATTATATTCTTGAAAATGACGAATTGATACGCGACAAAGTCCACCAGAACAGCTATTCGCTGGTTCCGAAATTTGTTGATAATAAGATAGCAAACAAAATCACTACAGGGCTCGCCAGCTTTTTTGAAGATATAGAAAACAATCCTGATCATAAGGTAAGAAATGAAATCTCAGACAGCATTTATCAATTTGCAAACGAGATAAAAACTTCTGATCGATGGGAAAACGAGCTTGGCAAAATAAAAGCATCCATCCTGAATGAGGATAAATTGAATGATTACGCTACAGATATATGGCATTCTCTTAAAAAAACATTAATGTCTGAACTGGACAATGATCATTCTGCACTAAAGCAATATGCTCAGAAAAATATACGTCAGTTTGCAGAGGACCTGAACAAAAATGAATCACAGCAAAACAAAATTGATCAGTGGATCCGTTTTAATGCCTACAGGCTCATTCTAAAAAATACAGGAAAAGTATCTGAACTTATCAGTACTACTGTTGGCAATTGGGAAGGCAAGGAACTTAGCCGAAAATTAGAATTAGAAGTAGGAAAAGACCTCCAGTTCATAAGGATCAATGGTACTATAGTAGGAGGATTAGTTGGTCTAATTATATACACTCTTGCTGCTTTTATTTAGCTGTCCATCGACAAAAAAAATCATTGAATTATTTTCAATAATATATTTAAATAATGTAATTAACAATTTAATTTATAGTCACTGTATTAAAAATTAGATAATAAAACTAGTATAAGGTAATTTTTACCATAAATATATTTAAGCTGTTTTAATTCAAATTTTAATGTCATAATTGCAAAAAATAAAAAATTTCATGCTTGCAATAAATAAATAGACTAATTTTTTTCTTATTTAACAAATCATTAGATTTTATTCCTACATTCGTTAACATTGTGTTAATATAAAATTGACACAAGAAGTTATTAGTCCAAATTATAAAATTTAAGTTAGTATGAAAAAACGATCCATTATGATGGTTCTTTTAGCAGCTTCCATTGGTTTATACGCCCAGGAAGGAAAAGCTAAGGATTCTACAAAAACAGCCAATATTCAGGAGGTTGTAATTACTTCTCTGGGTATTAAAAGACAAGCCAGATCACTGACATATTCCTCGCAGCAAATTGGAGGAGACGACCTTACTGAAGTTAAAACTCCAAACTTACTAAACTCCATCAACGGAAAAGTATCCAACGTACAAATTAACAGAGCATCCGGAGGTGCTGGTGGATCGGTAAGAGTAATTATGAGAGGGGACAAATCCACCAGAAATAGTTCCCCTCTATTGGTCATTGATGGCATACCGGTAACCAACTCTATAGGCGGAGGCCCCGGAGCTCCAACAGCGGACGCCTATAACGGAGGAACAGACTCAGGAGATATTTTCAGTACCATCAACCCGGAAGACATCCAGAGTATCAACTTTTTAAAAGGAGCTTCAGCTGCTGCACTATATGGATCCCAAGGTAGTAACGGTGCCATTCTGGTTACCACCAAAAAGGGAGTTGCCGGGCGAAGTAATATTTCATTCTCTTCCAGCCTTACTTTTGACAAAGCCTATAGCCTTCCAAAACTGCAACACAATTATCTACAAACCACACCATATGATCCAAGTACGGGTTCTGCAGGTTCAACAGGAAGCTGGGGAAAAGAAGGTTCTTCCAAAGACTATATAAAAGATTTTCTTCGCACAGGGACAACATGGACCAACAGTATTACATTTTCAGCAGGCACACAAAAATCCACAAATTTCTTCTCCCTTGCCAACACAACCAACAAAGGAATTGTTCCTAATTCCAAGTTTGACCAATACAACATTAACTTTAGAAATTCAAGTAAATTCTTTGATGACAAGCTAACTTTAGATGCCAATTTAATGGGATCTATTCAAAAAGTAGAAAACAGAATGGCTCCGGGACTTTATTTCAACCCTCTTTTTCAACTTTATACATTACCAAGAGGAGTAGACTTCGACCAGTATAAAGATTATGAATATTTGGACAGAACCCGATATATACAGGATCAAAACTGGTTTGATAAAACCGGGAGCACCAGACAATATTCTCAAAACCCGTATTGGATTCTTAACAGAAACAAAGTTACCTCCAATAACAAAAACCTGTATACATCAGTTTCTTTAAGCTATGCTATTAACGACTGGTTAACAGCAAAACTAAGAGGTAATTACACCTACTTCAATTCCGAAACCAGCAGAAACCTGTATGCCAACACAGCAAAACTTCTTGCAAATCCAAACGGAAAACTTTACTACGACCAACTTGAAACTACAGCATTGTATGGGGACTTCTTGTTAATTGGTAGTCCACATATTTCAGATAACATCAGTTTCGATTTTACTGTTGGTACAAGTGTAAATGACAAGAAAGATAAGATCACTGCTATTCAAAATAATAATTTAAAGAATGCCAATTATTTTGAATTAAACAATCTCACCTGGACACCAACAGACACTTACAGAATCTATTATCCGCATGGAAAAACCACTTCTGTTTTTGCCAGCACAACTTTTGGCTATAAGAAATTGGCATATATAGATTTAACTTTCCGTAATGACTGGTCTTCAACATTATTTGGAAGCTCCCAAAATGCATTTGATTATGAATCTATTGGAGGAAACCTTATCATGAGCGATATTCTTCAGATGCCAAAGGCTATTACTTTCTGGAAATTAAGAGCTTCTTATGCAACAGTTGGTAACGCCCTTGAACCTACGTTTGCAAATCCACAACCTACATTTAACAACGGTGTATTTGGAAACAGTGCTAACCTTCCTGACTTGCAGCGCTATCCAGAACTTACTCCTAAACCAGAATTAAACAGAACTTTTGAAGTTGGTACTGAATTCAGAATGTTCAACAATCGATTAAATTTTGATTTTACATACTATAACTCAAATGTATCTAACCAATATTTAACAAAAGTAGAAGCAGCTCCGGGACTTAGTAAACAATCCGGAACATTGATAGATATGAATGCCGGAAAGATTCAGAATACCGGATTTGAATCTTCTTTATCCTATGATATTTTCAAAACTTCTTCATTCAACTGGACAGCTACATTAAATGCTTCGGCGAATAAGAACAAAATAAAGGAATTACTTCCTGCCAACTTCTATGATGCTAGCAAGTCACTATTTACATTAGCTGGAGGCAATTATAATAAACTGAAAGTTGGAGGCTCTTTTGGGGATCTTTATGGGAAAGGATTTATGCGTAATGCAGAAGGTAAAATTGTTGTAAACAAAGATGGTGTTCCATTAACTAATACCGACAATAACATCTACCTTGGAAACCCTAACCCTAAATTTATTATTGGTCTTAACAATTCCTTTACTTACAAGAACATTAATCTAAGCGTCTTAATTGATGGAAAATTTGGCGGACATGTTTTAAGCCTTGCAGAAGCCGCTTATGATTATGCAGGAGTAAGTCAAAGATCTGCTGATGCCAGAAAAAATGGTGGCGTAAGTATTCCAAATGCCGTATATGAAGATGGCACAGCATATACCGGAAAAACAGATGCTAAAAAATATTACGAAGGAATTGGTGGACAAGATGCACCTAATATAGATGAAGCTTATATTTATAAAGCTACTGCGATAAGATTGAGACAAATTTCTTTATCCTATACTTTCAAAATGAACTCTAAGTATATGCAGGATGCAACTGTCAGCTTTATTGGGTCAAACCTATTCTTCTTCTACAAAAAAGCACCATTTGATCCGGAACAAGTTTCAGGAGTTAATCCCGGGGGTGTTGGTGTAGACGTATATGGAATGCCAATCACACGTTCTTTAGGACTTTCTGTAAAACTAAATTTTTAAAATTATGAGACTTAACATATTAAAAACATATTTACCCCTACTTGCATTAATCGGAGTATCTTCCTGTACGAGTGACTTTAAGGACATCAATTCCGAGTATGCCAATGTTACAGATGGAGTATTGCAAGCAGATTTCACCGGTCTGGTCAACAGATTAAACCAGGCACAAAGAAATATTATTTATCAGACAGACTACATGTACCAACTTCAAAATAATCTGAACTCAGATTTTTACAGTGGCTATTTTAGTACTGCTACCGGAGGCTGGAACTGGAACAATAACTACTTCATGAATAGCGGATGGAATGAATGGATCATGAAAAATCAACTGGAAGAAGCTATGCAACGCTATGTTGATTTTGAAGAAACGCAAAAGAAACTATACCCTAATGTAGATTTTAAAGGCAGTTATGCTGTATTCAATATTATAAAAGTATTGTCTTCAGCAGTTGTATCTGATAAACATGGTCCTGTAATCTATAGTAAGTTTGGTAAATCTAATCCTGACTATTCCGTAGATTATGACTCTCAACAAGATGCCTACAAATATTTCATACAGGATTTATCGAAGGATATTGAGGCTCTACAGTCAAACTTAGGCATAGAAGACAAAACAGTTATTCAGAAATCGGATGCTGTATTTAATGGATCTCCTTTATCGTGGGCTAAGTTTGCCAACTCTCTAAAGCTAAGATTGGCCATGCGTATGTCTTATGCAGATCCTGCTGCTTCAAGAAAATATGCAGAAGAAGCATTAAATTCTCCGGTTGGTCTTATTGATAATAATAGTCAAAATGCATTAGCTCGCTATGGAGCTATATCTCCGGTATATGTTGTTATTTTCAACTATGGTGATTCCAAATCCGGAGCATCCTTAACTTCCTATCTTAATGGATATAATGATCCGAGAATTACTTCCTATATCACCAAAGCAACAGATCCAAGCGTGAAAGATCAATATGCAGGAGTACGTTTAGGAATTGATCTTGGGGGCAGTAAAGACCGTTATGGAAATTTTTCTAATAATATCGCACAATCTGCTTATGGAGATTATTTTTCTCAGTCCAATGGGCAAGCTAAACTATTCACCGCTGCAGAATCGTGGTTCCTAAAAGCTGAAGCAGCGATAAGAGGCTATGCCGGAGCCGGGGATGCAAAAACAAATTATGAAAAAGGAGTACAAACCTCTTTAGATGAATGGGGTAAATCTGGAGCATACAGCACCTACATAAATGACGCTACATCCACTCAGCAGCCTTATACAGATCCTAAAAATGCCACCAATAGTATTGCTGTTGGAGATCCTGCCCTAAGTACTATTACTATCAAGTGGAATGATGCAGATAGCTTTGAAAGAAAACTGGAACGTATTATTACCCAAAAATGGATTGCCCTTTATCCGGATGGTTCCGAAGCCTGGGCAGAACAAAGAAGAACGGGATATCCTAAAATACTACCTAATATTATTAATAATAGTCAGGGAACAGTTAGCACAAAAGATTTCATCAGAAGAATACCTATTCCATTGAAATATCGTGAAAATAACGGACCAGGTTATCAAAGAGCAGCAGCCACGCTGGGAGGACCAGATACTGGCGGCACCAAATTGTGGTGGGATAAAAAATAATTAAAAAAGGGACTCCAGAAGAGTCCCTTTTTTAATGATCATGATCCCGGACAGAATTCATACCAACAACCCAACGGTCCAAATCCCACAGAACCATTAACTTTAGTATAGTTAATAAAACAAGCTACATAGCCGTCGTAGCTATTATTAAAATTACATGTTGCGGGTCTGCACGGTACATCTGCACATGTTTTCTGAGTTCCTCCACTGATGTTTTTCAATTGTCTTCTTGATAAAGAAATAGCTTTCAGGTTTTTCATAATAAATATTTTATTGATTAGTCCAACCAAAATACAACTTTTTCATTATCAGAAATCTAACATCTAAAAAAAACTTTATTTTTCATAAATAAAATATCTGATAGTAAAAATACACCAAATACCTTCTCTTTTTCACCTGTAAATAT is a window of Elizabethkingia anophelis R26 DNA encoding:
- a CDS encoding DUF445 domain-containing protein, which translates into the protein MTESQKRKQLFKYKALATGLFLLMACIFITTTVLQKQYTSHWIGYIHAFSEAAMVGALADWFAVTALFHYPMGIKIPHTNLIENSKQKIGDNLGNFVVENFASAENIRPYIEKIKVTGFLSEWLLKEKNQEILVKEIAVLLKNAISQFQDPDIISFIAGKIKEAGENLKINHILSNGIFYLLEKGEQQTIITFMSSKIKNYILENDELIRDKVHQNSYSLVPKFVDNKIANKITTGLASFFEDIENNPDHKVRNEISDSIYQFANEIKTSDRWENELGKIKASILNEDKLNDYATDIWHSLKKTLMSELDNDHSALKQYAQKNIRQFAEDLNKNESQQNKIDQWIRFNAYRLILKNTGKVSELISTTVGNWEGKELSRKLELEVGKDLQFIRINGTIVGGLVGLIIYTLAAFI
- a CDS encoding SusC/RagA family TonB-linked outer membrane protein, with the translated sequence MKKRSIMMVLLAASIGLYAQEGKAKDSTKTANIQEVVITSLGIKRQARSLTYSSQQIGGDDLTEVKTPNLLNSINGKVSNVQINRASGGAGGSVRVIMRGDKSTRNSSPLLVIDGIPVTNSIGGGPGAPTADAYNGGTDSGDIFSTINPEDIQSINFLKGASAAALYGSQGSNGAILVTTKKGVAGRSNISFSSSLTFDKAYSLPKLQHNYLQTTPYDPSTGSAGSTGSWGKEGSSKDYIKDFLRTGTTWTNSITFSAGTQKSTNFFSLANTTNKGIVPNSKFDQYNINFRNSSKFFDDKLTLDANLMGSIQKVENRMAPGLYFNPLFQLYTLPRGVDFDQYKDYEYLDRTRYIQDQNWFDKTGSTRQYSQNPYWILNRNKVTSNNKNLYTSVSLSYAINDWLTAKLRGNYTYFNSETSRNLYANTAKLLANPNGKLYYDQLETTALYGDFLLIGSPHISDNISFDFTVGTSVNDKKDKITAIQNNNLKNANYFELNNLTWTPTDTYRIYYPHGKTTSVFASTTFGYKKLAYIDLTFRNDWSSTLFGSSQNAFDYESIGGNLIMSDILQMPKAITFWKLRASYATVGNALEPTFANPQPTFNNGVFGNSANLPDLQRYPELTPKPELNRTFEVGTEFRMFNNRLNFDFTYYNSNVSNQYLTKVEAAPGLSKQSGTLIDMNAGKIQNTGFESSLSYDIFKTSSFNWTATLNASANKNKIKELLPANFYDASKSLFTLAGGNYNKLKVGGSFGDLYGKGFMRNAEGKIVVNKDGVPLTNTDNNIYLGNPNPKFIIGLNNSFTYKNINLSVLIDGKFGGHVLSLAEAAYDYAGVSQRSADARKNGGVSIPNAVYEDGTAYTGKTDAKKYYEGIGGQDAPNIDEAYIYKATAIRLRQISLSYTFKMNSKYMQDATVSFIGSNLFFFYKKAPFDPEQVSGVNPGGVGVDVYGMPITRSLGLSVKLNF
- a CDS encoding SusD/RagB family nutrient-binding outer membrane lipoprotein, producing MRLNILKTYLPLLALIGVSSCTSDFKDINSEYANVTDGVLQADFTGLVNRLNQAQRNIIYQTDYMYQLQNNLNSDFYSGYFSTATGGWNWNNNYFMNSGWNEWIMKNQLEEAMQRYVDFEETQKKLYPNVDFKGSYAVFNIIKVLSSAVVSDKHGPVIYSKFGKSNPDYSVDYDSQQDAYKYFIQDLSKDIEALQSNLGIEDKTVIQKSDAVFNGSPLSWAKFANSLKLRLAMRMSYADPAASRKYAEEALNSPVGLIDNNSQNALARYGAISPVYVVIFNYGDSKSGASLTSYLNGYNDPRITSYITKATDPSVKDQYAGVRLGIDLGGSKDRYGNFSNNIAQSAYGDYFSQSNGQAKLFTAAESWFLKAEAAIRGYAGAGDAKTNYEKGVQTSLDEWGKSGAYSTYINDATSTQQPYTDPKNATNSIAVGDPALSTITIKWNDADSFERKLERIITQKWIALYPDGSEAWAEQRRTGYPKILPNIINNSQGTVSTKDFIRRIPIPLKYRENNGPGYQRAAATLGGPDTGGTKLWWDKK